One Microbacterium keratanolyticum DNA window includes the following coding sequences:
- the nrdE gene encoding class 1b ribonucleoside-diphosphate reductase subunit alpha, whose protein sequence is MVESTVTDPVAFKINPNYEGLDYHALNAMLNLYDANGQIQFDADRRAAREYFLQHVNQNTVFFHSLKERLDYLVEKEYYEAAVLDQYSFEFIQKLNDLAYSKKFRFETFLGAFKYYTSYTLKTFDGKRYLERFEDRVVMTALGLASGDEQLAINLVEEIISGRFQPATPTFLNSGKAQRGELVSCFLLRIEDNMESISRGINSSLQLSKRGGGVALLLSNIREAGAPIKQIENQSSGIIPVMKLLEDSFSYANQLGARQGAGAVYLSAHHPDIMKFLDTKRENADEKIRIKTLSLGVVVPDITFELAKKGEDMYLFSPYDVEKVYGVPFGDISVTEKYHEMVDDARIKKTKINAREFFQTLAEIQFESGYPYIMFEDTVNKANPIKGRINMSNLCSEILQVNTPTTYNTDLSYDQIGKDISCNLGSMNIALAMDAQNLGATVETAIRGLTAVSNQSHISSVRSIEDGNDRTHAIGLGQMNLHGYLARERVFYGSEEGLDFTNIYFYTVLFHALRASNKIAIERGVAFEGFEDSTYASGEFFDKYTERAWVPETEKVKELFAGHHIPTQQDWEELKASIQKHGIYNQNLQAVPPTGSISYINNSTSSIHPIASKIEIRKEGKLGRVYYPAPFMTNDNLEYYQDAYEIGYEKVIDTYAAATQHVDQGLSLTLFFKDTATTRDINKAQIYAWRKGIKTIYYIRLRQLALEGTDMTECVSCML, encoded by the coding sequence ATGGTGGAATCGACAGTGACAGACCCGGTGGCGTTCAAGATCAACCCCAACTATGAGGGTCTGGACTACCACGCTCTCAACGCGATGCTGAACCTGTACGACGCGAACGGACAGATCCAGTTCGACGCCGACCGTCGTGCCGCGCGGGAGTACTTCCTGCAGCACGTCAACCAGAACACCGTGTTCTTCCACTCGCTCAAGGAGCGGCTCGACTACCTCGTCGAGAAGGAGTATTACGAGGCCGCGGTTCTCGACCAGTACTCGTTCGAGTTCATCCAGAAGCTCAACGACCTCGCCTACTCGAAGAAGTTCCGCTTCGAGACCTTCCTCGGCGCGTTCAAGTACTACACGAGCTACACGCTGAAGACGTTCGACGGCAAGCGCTACCTCGAGCGCTTCGAAGACCGTGTCGTCATGACCGCCCTCGGTCTCGCCTCGGGTGACGAGCAGCTCGCCATCAACCTGGTCGAAGAGATCATCTCCGGTCGTTTCCAGCCGGCGACGCCGACGTTCCTCAACTCCGGCAAGGCGCAGCGCGGCGAGCTCGTCAGCTGCTTCCTGCTGCGCATCGAAGACAACATGGAGTCGATCTCGCGCGGCATCAACTCCTCGCTGCAGCTGTCCAAGCGCGGCGGCGGTGTGGCGCTGCTGCTCTCGAACATCCGCGAGGCGGGTGCGCCGATCAAGCAGATCGAGAACCAGTCGTCGGGCATCATCCCCGTCATGAAGCTCCTCGAAGACAGCTTCAGCTACGCCAACCAGCTCGGCGCACGTCAGGGCGCAGGGGCCGTGTACCTCTCGGCGCACCACCCGGACATCATGAAGTTCCTCGACACCAAGCGCGAGAACGCGGACGAGAAGATCCGCATCAAGACGCTCTCGCTGGGCGTCGTCGTTCCCGACATCACGTTCGAGCTCGCCAAGAAGGGCGAGGACATGTACCTGTTCTCGCCGTACGACGTCGAGAAGGTCTACGGCGTGCCCTTCGGTGACATCTCGGTGACCGAGAAGTACCACGAGATGGTCGACGATGCGCGCATCAAGAAGACCAAGATCAACGCGCGCGAGTTCTTCCAGACGCTCGCCGAGATCCAGTTCGAGTCGGGCTACCCGTACATCATGTTCGAGGACACGGTGAACAAGGCGAACCCGATCAAGGGCCGCATCAACATGTCGAACCTCTGCAGCGAGATCCTGCAGGTGAACACCCCGACGACGTACAACACCGACCTGTCCTACGACCAGATCGGCAAGGACATCTCGTGCAACCTCGGTTCGATGAACATCGCCCTGGCGATGGACGCGCAGAACCTCGGCGCCACGGTCGAGACCGCGATCCGCGGCCTGACCGCGGTCAGCAACCAGAGCCACATCAGCTCGGTGCGCTCGATCGAGGATGGGAACGATCGCACGCACGCGATCGGTCTCGGCCAGATGAACCTGCACGGCTACCTCGCTCGCGAGCGCGTGTTCTACGGTTCGGAAGAGGGCCTGGACTTCACGAACATCTACTTCTACACGGTGCTGTTCCACGCGCTGCGCGCCTCGAACAAGATCGCCATCGAGCGTGGCGTCGCATTCGAGGGCTTCGAGGACTCGACCTACGCGTCGGGGGAGTTCTTCGACAAGTACACCGAGCGGGCATGGGTTCCCGAGACCGAGAAGGTCAAGGAGCTCTTCGCGGGGCACCACATCCCGACCCAGCAGGACTGGGAAGAGCTGAAGGCGTCGATCCAGAAGCACGGCATCTACAACCAGAACTTGCAGGCGGTGCCGCCGACGGGCTCGATCTCGTACATCAACAACTCGACGTCGTCGATCCACCCGATCGCGTCGAAGATCGAGATCCGCAAGGAAGGCAAGCTCGGGCGCGTCTACTACCCGGCGCCGTTCATGACGAACGACAACCTGGAGTACTACCAGGACGCATACGAGATCGGCTACGAGAAGGTCATCGACACGTACGCCGCCGCCACGCAGCACGTCGACCAGGGTCTGTCGCTGACGCTGTTCTTCAAGGACACCGCCACGACGCGCGACATCAACAAGGCGCAGATCTACGCATGGCGCAAGGGCATCAAGACGATCTACTACATCCGTCTGCGCCAGCTCGCCCTTGAGGGCACCGACATGACCGAGTGCGTCAGCTGCATGCTGTGA
- the nrdF gene encoding class 1b ribonucleoside-diphosphate reductase subunit beta — MTPTPKLPLIDHVQAINWNRIQDDKDLEVWNRLVNNFWLPEKVPLSNDIQSWQTLTEDEKLMTMRVFTGLTLLDTIQGTVGAVSLIPDAVTPHEEAVLTNIAFMESVHAKSYSSIFSTLCSTKEIDEAFRWSVENPYLQKKAQIIVDYYRGDDPLKRKVASTLLESFLFYSGFYLPIYWSSKAKLTNTADLIRLIIRDEAVHGYYIGYKFQRALENETEERRQELKDYTFNLLFELYDNEVQYTQDLYDGVGLTEDVKKFLHYNANKALMNLGYEAMFPSTVTNVNPAILSALSPNADENHDFFSGSGSSYVIGKAEATEDDDWDF; from the coding sequence ATGACTCCTACCCCGAAGCTGCCGCTGATCGATCACGTGCAGGCGATCAACTGGAACCGCATCCAGGACGACAAGGACCTTGAGGTCTGGAACCGTCTGGTGAACAACTTCTGGCTGCCCGAGAAGGTGCCGCTGTCGAACGACATCCAGTCGTGGCAGACGCTCACCGAAGACGAGAAGCTCATGACGATGCGCGTCTTCACCGGGCTCACCCTGCTCGACACGATTCAGGGCACGGTCGGTGCGGTGTCGCTGATTCCGGATGCGGTCACCCCGCACGAGGAGGCCGTTCTCACGAACATCGCCTTCATGGAGTCGGTGCACGCGAAGAGCTACTCGTCGATCTTCTCGACGCTGTGCTCGACGAAGGAGATCGACGAGGCGTTCCGCTGGTCGGTAGAGAACCCGTATCTGCAGAAGAAGGCGCAGATCATCGTCGACTACTACCGTGGCGACGATCCACTCAAGCGCAAGGTCGCCTCGACCCTGCTGGAGTCGTTCCTGTTCTACTCGGGCTTCTACCTGCCGATCTACTGGTCGTCGAAGGCGAAGCTCACGAACACGGCCGACCTCATCCGCCTCATCATCCGTGACGAGGCCGTGCACGGCTACTACATCGGGTACAAGTTCCAGCGTGCGCTCGAGAACGAGACCGAAGAGCGTCGCCAGGAGCTGAAGGACTACACCTTCAACCTGCTGTTCGAGCTCTACGACAACGAGGTGCAGTACACGCAGGACCTCTACGACGGCGTCGGGCTGACCGAGGACGTCAAGAAGTTCCTGCACTACAACGCCAACAAGGCGCTCATGAACCTCGGCTACGAGGCCATGTTCCCCTCGACGGTCACGAACGTGAACCCGGCGATCCTGTCGGCGCTCTCGCCGAACGCAGACGAGAACCACGACTTCTTCTCCGGGTCGGGCTCGTCGTACGTCATCGGCAAGGCCGAGGCCACGGAAGACGACGACTGGGACTTCTAA